The Pelmatolapia mariae isolate MD_Pm_ZW linkage group LG2, Pm_UMD_F_2, whole genome shotgun sequence sequence CAGTGCCAGTGGGGATGTTTTCTTTAAGTGTAGCAGAATACAGCTCTTTGGTGAACACTGGGGAATTGTCATTAATATCAAGTACATCCACAGTGATTTCTATATCGCCTGATTTCGCCGGTTTCCCTCCATCAACGGCTGTTAAACGTAACTTGTGCTTCTCGTTTGTTTCTCTGTCTAACTGCTTCTGCAGAACTAAGAATGGTATTTTCTGGTCTTTGCCACGGTCCTTTACTTCTATTCTAAAATATTCATTATGACTGAGTTTATATTGCTGAATTGCGAATTGGCCCACATCGGGGTCACGCGCGGCCTGTAGCTGAAATCTCGCTCCTGGTAGAGCCGACTCGGAAATTTCGagccttttctctttctctggaaAAACGGGAGAATGATCATTTATATCTAGTATTTCCACTGCCACATAGTGAATCTCTAGTGGGTTTTCTAGCACGGTTTTTAGGTTGATGGTGCATGCACTGCTTCGTTCGCACACCTCTTCCCTGTCTATCCTTCTTTTCACATACAGGATGCCATCGTTTTGATTCACCTGGAACAGTGATTCCGTTGAGCCTGTTACAATGCGGTATCCTCTGCCTCTGAGTGCACTCTTATCAAGCCCCAAATCCTTAGCTATATTTCCCACGATGGTTCCATCTTGAACCTCCTCAGATATGGAATATCTGATCTGTGCAAAAGCTCCGCTACATAAAATAACCAAAACAATTATGAAGACGAACCAACACCGCCGGTCCTTCCGTGCTTTGCCTTCCCTTTGTTCCATGACAAAGATGACTGAAAGATGACTGAAAATAGTCCATAAAATCCCTGCTTGCAAAGCCAGCCAGTGTCCGATGATCCTGTACGTTAACCAGGATCTGTTTTGGGGGAATGCTCTGAAAATAAAGCACACTCGTTGCCGTGAATCACGATCTTACCTTGAAATTTGCTATTTGAGAGAAAAATAGCATATCGGCTCGGTTGAAATACCACTCGTGACGTAAGGTACTGCCAAATACAGAGAACCACTGAACTACACTGACATCAAGCGTTAGGTTTTGTTATTTACACAGACTACagttaaaaaattttttaaaataccccAGATGAGTTATATTCTTACGCTGACGTAAACAGGTCTTTATTGACCGATAGGACCGGATTTTGCACAAAGCCCAACTCTGGACACTCGAATGCATTTGGAAATATACACAATATGTGTTGTACTTTACTGTAACTGTGTAGTTAGCATATACTAAGTAGAAAACATCAGCAAAAAATACCACACAAATAACCTTACCAAAAACCCACAAGTGGAAGAGGAAAACGGTTTGCAGTGTTTACTAATGCCCGACATTTGTGGCACCAGTAACAAATCAGCACCATGGAGAGTGAACACAGAGTACTGGTAAAAGTATTACTcttgttaaatgtaataaaaattgAACTAAAAACCctttaaatgaaatcaaattctCCCATATACCATTCAAAAAACTCATTAAGCCACTGTTAGCTAATGTAAAATATCCCTACCTCTTCAGGTGCCCGTCTCCTATCAGGAAGTACGAGTGTATTTCCATGGCTGCCCGGAACTATAGTAGATCCTATACTCATTCTGGGTCCAACTAGCATGTACCGCTTCTCTCCTGATCTGTACTGGATGCTGTGACACAGTGTCCCATCATAATTAGCCTCTGGCAGATATTTAGAAGTATAGTCTGTAGATTTGAAGCACTGCATTGCAATCAGCACGATGATGCTGACGAGAAAAAGTACAGAAACTGCGCCCAAAGATATCATGAGGTAAAATATGACATTACTGTCCTCATCATCTTTTGCTGCGCTTTTAACATCAGAAGCTGCAAAAGCCTCTTTGGGCTCCACAAGTTTGACAATCACAGTAGCTGTTGCTGAGAGAGAAACGTTGCCGTTGTCTTTGACCAGTATGAGCAGTTTATGCTTAGCCTCGTCTGTCTCTGTGAATGAGCGAAGTGTTCTGATCTGTCCTGTATAGCGGTCCAAAGCAAAGAGACCGTGATCAGTCACTTCCTGCAGTGAAAAGAGCAACCAGCCGTTATATCCTATATCAGCGTCATAGGCTCTGACTTTAGTCACCAAGTGTCCTGCGTTGACGTTTCGGGGAATCTCCTCCACACCTTGAGCAGAACCGTTGGAGCTGAGTGGATACAGGATGACTGGGGCATTATCGTTCTGATCCAGGATGAAGACGTTGACTGTGACATTGTTGCTTAGTGACGGAGTTCCAGAATCTGAGGCAACAACTTGGAACTGGAAAGTTTTCAGCATTTCAAAGTCAAAACTTTTCAGTGCCACAATTTCTCCATTTTCAGAATTAATGTTTAGAAAAGAGGTGAGCGTATTTTCTCCCCCCCTTTCTCTTAAGATAAGATATGAAATAAGAGCATTACTTCCCTCATCATTGTCTCGGGCTGCCACTGAGAAGATCGACGCCCCTGGGCTGTTATTCTCAGTTATGTAGAAAGTATATGGATTTTGTAAGAACTCAGGGCTGTTGTCATTCACATCTGAAATAACAATATTTATACTTTTCTCCGATGATAAGGAAGGTTCGCCTGCGTCTTTAGCAACTATCAGGACATTATACTGGGATTGTTGttctctgtctaaaacctgtTTCGTTACTAGAGAATACATGTTACTTTGTAAAGAAGGTGCGAGCAAAAAGGGTGCATCTTTGCTTACATAACATACTACTTTTCCATTCAAATCAGAATCGGAGTCTTTGACACTAATTAACGCCACTGTGGTTCCTGGTTTTGAATTTTCAGGGAGTGCATGAGAAAAAGATGTCACTTCAATCTCTGGTGCATTGTCATTTACGTCAATTATATTAATAATGACGATTTTGTCTGTTGTCATTGTAGCTGCTCCTTTGTCGGATGCTTGAATGTCGATTTCATACCTGCCGCTTTCTTCAAAGTCTATGAGTTCCGCCACTATAATTTCTCCAGTAACCGGATTTAAGTCAAAACGTTCACGTACCCGTGCTTCCACGTCATTTCCAAATGAATACACAACCTCACCATTTAATCCTTCATCCAGGTCTGTCGCATTAACTTGAATCACAGTCGTACCAAAAGGAGAATTTTCTTTGAGGTGCGCACTATATGCCTCCTTACTGAAAACAGGAGGGTTGTCATTAACATCGGAAACATTAACAATTATTGTCATGTTACCAGATCTGGGAGGTTTACCTCCATCAAAGGCTGTCAGAAGCAACACATGCGTTTTAACAGATTCTCTATCAAGTGATTTTTGAAGGACTAAACTCGGTGTTTTACGGTCTTCGCCCCGGTCTTTCACTTCTAAACGGAAATGTTCATTGTGACTCAGCTTGTACTGCTGGACAGACAGCGAACCACTATCGGCATCACGGGCTGCTTGTAACTGAAATCGTGCTCCTGGTAGTGCAGATTCAGAAATTTCCAacgtattttctttttcaggaaaGATCGGTGCGTGGTCGTTTACATCCAGAATCTCCACTGCCACGTAGTGCACCTCGAGTggattttctaacactgttttTAGGTCGAAAACACACATCTTGTTTCGGTCACACACTTCCTCTCTGTCGATTTTTCGGTTCACATACAAGATCCCATTATCTGTGTTTACTCGGAAAGGAGGCTCTGCTGAGCCGGAGACAATGCGGTACCCCCTCTCTTTCAGTGTAGCCTTATCGAGACCTAAATCCTTCGCGATATTTCCAACAGCAGTTCCTTCTCTAACTTCCTCTGAAATTGAATATCTAAATTGTCCCAAAGCGGTCTTCCAGACCAGAACCAAAACCAAAATGTATACAATCCATATTGTCCTCGTTCTCCACGTTAGGCATCGCCTTTGTTCCATGGCGTAAAGATAAAACAGCGAAATGAAGCAACTTTCAAATCGCTACACTCATACACTCAAATAGGATTGTTCCGCCACACCCGTTATTACAATCTGACAGTTTCTCAGAATAAAAATTCTTAGCGATTAAATTGTGTCTAGTCCTTCACACACAGAAACGTCCTCCATTCGACTGTTTTAAAGGAAGGGCATGGCTCTTGTGTATATAATTGTAACCTTGTGGAAGCATTATTTGTCCTTACACTGACACCAAGTGACAAACAATCACACTGCAGACTTCAAAAAGAAGCATGCATTAGAAATAGCAAACTTGTCGAGATAATAAATGTTGTAAccaaatttagaaaaaaacaaaagaaaaacattcaccCTACTCCACTTTCACCATTCTAAAACAAAGATAAGCAAAACCGTTCTATCCAAATTTCATTTGGCGTTACTCCATGCATGTGCTGTTGCTGTTCATGATTACGCTGCCTGTTGTTGTAATGCAATTCCAGTCAGAGGGACACGAACTTGCCACAGAAAATTTCAGCACCGCGGAAAGCGACAATGCAAAAGGTAAACTTCCAGACAAACACGAAACAAATACAAATCCGACTGAAATACCAGGAGTATTTACACTGGCATATTTAGACGGTAATAAAACGGACAGATAAGCTGAAGCTGTGAAGCTAACGAGACTAGGATCCTCATgtatgctaatgctagctaCAACATAGCAGCAATATAAGTGTTGTACATAAAGGACCTATAATCATGACCCATTGTTCCAATATTGATAGTATATAACGAGAAAAAAGTTGTATATTTGAAACAAGTTCTATATATAGTGGCAAAGAAGATTTTAACAACTGTATGAAGGCAGGTGATTTTAATAATTTCAATTCGAAAAATATAAACTAGAGGACGATGATTAGATTATAATAGATTTAATTTTTGGTCCGTGAACATATCATTAAAGTAAAAATCACCATTTTGAGCTGTTAAAATACAGCACAGAGGTAAACTGTTCATCTTACCTCATCAGATGTCCTCCGCCTGTCAGGAAGCACGAGTGTATTTGCATGGCTACCCGGCACTATAGTAGATCCTATACTCATTCTGGGTCCAACTAGCATGTACCGCTTCTCTCCTGATCTGTACTGGATGCTGTGACACAGTGTCCCATCATAATTAGTCTCTGGCAGATATTTAGAAGTATAGTCTGTGGATTTGGAGCACTGCATCGCAGTCAGAACGATGATGCTGACGAGAAAAAGTACAGAAACTGCGCCCAAAGTTATCATGAGGTAAAATATGACATTACTGTCCTCATCATCTTTTGCTGTACTTTTAACATCAGAAGCTGCAAAAGCCTCTTTGGGCTCCACAAGTTTGACAATCACAGTAGCTGTTGCTGAGAGAGAAACGTTGCCGTTGTCTTTGACCAGTATGAGCAGTTTATGCTCAGCCTCGTCAGTCTCTGTGAATGAGCGAAGTGTTCTGATCTGTCCTGTATAGCGGTCCAAAGCAAAGAGACTGTGGTCAGTAACTTCTTGCAGTGAAAAGAGCAACCAGCCGTTATATCCTATATCAGCGTCATAGGCTCTGACTTTAGTCACCAAGTGTCCTGCGTTGACGTTTCGGGGAATCTCCTCCACACCTTGAGCAGAGCCGTTGGAGCTGAGTGGATACAGGATGACTGGAGCATTGTCGTTTCGATCAAGGATGAAGACGTTGACTGTGACGTTGTTGCTTAGTGACGGAGTTCCCGAATCTGAGGCAACAACTTGGAACTGGaaagttttcagtgtttcaaaGTCAAAACTTTTCAGGGCTGAAACCTCCCCATTTTCGGAGTTAATATTTAGAAATGATGtaactttattttcatgaccCGCATTCCTAAGAATATGATATGAGATAATCGCATTATCTCCTTCATCACCGTCGGATGCGGTTATACAAAACACAGGAGCTCCCGGTGGGTTATTTTCGGTAATGAAGAACGTATAGGGACTCGCTGAAAACTGCGGACTATTATCATTCGTATCTGACACAAACACGTTTACTGTCTTTTCCGATGTTAAGGCTGG is a genomic window containing:
- the LOC134644677 gene encoding protocadherin alpha-3-like isoform X19; the protein is MEQRRCLTWRTRTIWIVYILVLVLVWKTALGQFRYSISEEVREGTAVGNIAKDLGLDKATLKERGYRIVSGSAEPPFRVNTDNGILYVNRKIDREEVCDRNKMCVFDLKTVLENPLEVHYVAVEILDVNDHAPIFPEKENTLEISESALPGARFQLQAARDADSGSLSVQQYKLSHNEHFRLEVKDRGEDRKTPSLVLQKSLDRESVKTHVLLLTAFDGGKPPRSGNMTIIVNVSDVNDNPPVFSKEAYSAHLKENSPFGTTVIQVNATDLDEGLNGEVVYSFGNDVEARVRERFDLNPVTGEIIVAELIDFEESGRYEIDIQASDKGAATMTTDKIVIINIIDVNDNAPEIEVTSFSHALPENSKPGTTVALISVKDSDSDLNGKVVCYVSKDAPFLLAPSLQSNMYSLVTKQVLDREQQSQYNVLIVAKDAGEPSLSSEKSINIVISDVNDNSPEFLQNPYTFYITENNSPGASIFSVAARDNDEGSNALISYLILRERGGENTLTSFLNINSENGEIVALKSFDFEMLKTFQFQVVASDSGTPSLSNNVTVNVFILDQNDNAPVILYPLSSNGSAQGVEEIPRNVNAGHLVTKVRAYDADIGYNGWLLFSLQEVTDHGLFALDRYTGQIRTLRSFTETDEAKHKLLILVKDNGNVSLSATATVIVKLVEPKEAFAASDVKSAAKDDEDSNVIFYLMISLGAVSVLFLVSIIVLIAMQCFKSTDYTSKYLPEANYDGTLCHSIQYRSGEKRYMLVGPRMSIGSTIVPGSHGNTLVLPDRRRAPEEPKAPNSDWRYSASLRAGGVMQSSVHMEESSVMQGAQGVLVQNWPTASSAADGEGGEVSPPMGAGVDSNSWHFRYGPGGPGAPPQHLKPGEVPPEAFIIPGSPAIISIRQNQGGEDDKSDFITFGKKEEAKKKKKKKKEKKDKKDKGKDDGDE